Sequence from the Salinicoccus sp. Bachu38 genome:
ACCATGTCGGGATATCTTGATGCAAGACCCCGGGTCGGCTACTTCTATACCGGCAAGGAGTCGGAGGAAGTAATGACTTCCAAAATCAGGAACATACTTGTCAGCGAAGTCCAGAGTGTGCCGATTCTGATCAAGGAGGATACCTCAATATACGAGGCGGTCGTCAAGATGTTTCTCGAGGATGTCGGCACATTGTATGCCATCGACAATAACAAGGCATTGGCAGGCGTCATTTCACGCAAGGATTTGCTGAGGGGGACGATGGGCTCCAATGATATTGAAAAGACGCCGGTGAGCGTCATTATGACCAGAAAGCCGAACATCACCATCTGCTATCCGAATGACCTTCTTATCTATGCGGCGAACCAGCTGATCGAGAA
This genomic interval carries:
- a CDS encoding helix-turn-helix transcriptional regulator, with protein sequence MELNERQEKILKIVKQHGPITGSKIAEQLSLTRATLRPDLAILTMSGYLDARPRVGYFYTGKESEEVMTSKIRNILVSEVQSVPILIKEDTSIYEAVVKMFLEDVGTLYAIDNNKALAGVISRKDLLRGTMGSNDIEKTPVSVIMTRKPNITICYPNDLLIYAANQLIEKQIDSLPVVEERDGIDQVIGRITKTTITRVFVNLME